One Deinococcus reticulitermitis genomic region harbors:
- a CDS encoding aldehyde dehydrogenase family protein translates to MTGVETRTQDLGLYIGGGWVPSASGERTKVLNPATGEVVGTVARGNAEDVDRAMEVAAAAFAAWRRVPTRERVRLQRRAAELLRARAGEFAQLLTLELGRPLAGARLEIERVANLLEDYAEEALRLRGEVPFINEGGERILVLQEPVGVVAAIAPFNYPINLLAFKLGAALPVGCTVVAKPADDTPLSTLRLAELFTEAGFPPGVFNVITGPGRVLGEAMVAHPTPRKVAFTGSTGAGQRIAEVASHTNKRLTLELGGQCPAILCADADLERAVPAITRHAFANSGQFCYRVNRIYVHEDLYAEFVERLGEAAGQLKVGHGLDAGVDLGPMVNEKIFRTSVEHVRDARAGGARIVTGGERLRGAAYDGGFFFPPTVIADATSDMKIMTEETFGPVVGVMPFTDLEDALRLANDTVYGLAAFAFTRDLAQGLRIAEAFEAGSVWINNIHRSSNLAPFGGYKQSGVGREKGRYGLESYLEYKTVYLSE, encoded by the coding sequence ATGACGGGCGTGGAGACGCGCACCCAGGACTTGGGCCTCTACATCGGCGGCGGGTGGGTGCCCTCCGCGAGCGGGGAGCGCACGAAGGTGCTCAATCCCGCGACCGGCGAGGTGGTGGGCACTGTGGCGCGCGGCAACGCCGAGGACGTAGACCGGGCGATGGAGGTGGCCGCCGCCGCTTTCGCCGCCTGGCGCCGGGTCCCCACCCGCGAGCGCGTGCGGCTTCAGCGCCGCGCCGCCGAGCTGCTGCGGGCGCGGGCCGGCGAGTTCGCGCAGCTGCTCACCCTCGAACTCGGGCGGCCTCTCGCGGGCGCGCGGCTGGAGATCGAGCGGGTGGCGAACCTGCTCGAGGACTACGCCGAGGAAGCCCTGCGCCTGCGCGGCGAGGTGCCGTTTATCAACGAGGGCGGCGAGCGCATCCTCGTGTTGCAGGAGCCGGTGGGGGTCGTCGCGGCCATCGCGCCTTTCAACTACCCCATCAACCTGCTCGCCTTCAAGCTCGGCGCGGCGCTGCCGGTGGGCTGCACGGTCGTCGCCAAGCCCGCCGACGACACGCCCCTCAGCACCCTCAGACTCGCCGAACTCTTTACCGAAGCTGGCTTTCCGCCGGGCGTCTTCAACGTGATCACCGGCCCCGGGCGCGTGCTTGGCGAGGCGATGGTGGCGCACCCCACGCCGCGCAAGGTGGCCTTTACCGGCTCGACCGGGGCCGGGCAGCGCATCGCGGAGGTGGCGTCTCACACGAATAAGCGCCTGACCCTCGAACTCGGCGGCCAGTGCCCGGCCATCCTGTGCGCCGACGCCGACCTCGAGCGCGCGGTGCCGGCGATCACCCGCCACGCCTTCGCCAACAGTGGGCAGTTCTGCTACCGGGTCAACCGCATCTATGTCCACGAGGATCTGTATGCCGAGTTCGTGGAGCGCTTGGGCGAAGCTGCCGGCCAACTGAAGGTCGGTCACGGCCTCGACGCCGGCGTGGACCTCGGCCCGATGGTCAACGAGAAGATCTTCCGCACGAGCGTCGAGCACGTCCGCGACGCCCGCGCGGGGGGCGCGCGCATTGTTACCGGCGGCGAACGCTTGCGGGGCGCGGCCTATGACGGCGGCTTTTTCTTCCCGCCCACGGTGATCGCCGACGCGACGAGCGACATGAAGATCATGACCGAGGAAACTTTCGGCCCCGTCGTCGGGGTGATGCCCTTCACAGACCTGGAGGACGCCCTGCGGCTGGCGAACGACACGGTCTACGGTCTGGCCGCGTTTGCGTTTACCCGTGACCTCGCCCAGGGCCTGCGGATCGCCGAGGCCTTCGAGGCGGGCAGCGTCTGGATCAACAACATCCACCGCTCGAGCAACCTCGCGCCCTTCGGCGGCTACAAGCAGTCGGGCGTGGGGCGCGAGAAGGGGCGCTACGGCCTCGAATCCTACCTGGAATACAAGACGGTGTATCTCAGTGAGTGA
- a CDS encoding SDR family NAD(P)-dependent oxidoreductase: MTPDLRGKVVLITGAAGGLGRTFALAFSGAGAQVAVADVNGAGAQETAELIRQAGGQALGLQVNVSDEASTLEMARAVRAEFGGLDALINNASLYAGLERLPFTEIDPAVWDWVMGVNLKGPWLCARAVTPLLRERGAGRIVNIASATVMSGSPLWAHYVASKGGVIALTRVLARELGDDGITVNAVAPGFTLTEASLGLMEDAASYGVGRGALKRAQQPGDLIGAALFFASDASAFITGQTLVVDGGRQFL, encoded by the coding sequence GTGACCCCAGATCTGCGCGGCAAAGTGGTCCTGATCACCGGAGCCGCCGGAGGCTTGGGCCGCACCTTCGCCCTGGCTTTCTCTGGGGCCGGTGCCCAGGTGGCCGTGGCCGACGTGAACGGAGCGGGTGCCCAGGAGACCGCCGAGCTGATCCGGCAGGCCGGCGGTCAAGCCCTGGGCCTTCAGGTGAACGTGTCTGACGAGGCGAGTACGCTGGAGATGGCGCGGGCGGTCAGGGCCGAGTTCGGGGGCCTCGACGCGCTGATCAACAATGCCAGCCTGTACGCGGGCCTGGAGCGTCTGCCCTTTACCGAGATCGACCCGGCGGTGTGGGACTGGGTGATGGGCGTGAACCTCAAAGGCCCCTGGCTCTGTGCCCGCGCCGTGACGCCGCTGCTGCGCGAGCGGGGGGCGGGGCGCATCGTGAACATCGCGAGCGCGACGGTCATGAGTGGCAGTCCCCTCTGGGCACACTACGTCGCCAGCAAGGGCGGCGTGATCGCGCTGACCCGGGTGCTTGCCCGCGAACTGGGCGACGACGGGATCACCGTCAATGCGGTTGCCCCCGGCTTCACGCTGACCGAGGCGAGCCTGGGCCTGATGGAAGACGCCGCCTCCTACGGCGTGGGTCGCGGCGCCCTGAAACGCGCGCAGCAGCCGGGCGACCTGATCGGCGCGGCCCTCTTCTTCGCGTCCGACGCGAGCGCTTTCATCACCGGGCAGACGCTGGTCGTGGATGGAGGACGGCAGTTTCTGTAA
- a CDS encoding HD domain-containing protein, with protein sequence MSEVTPDLIAELYLRAEPYWHTRSGEIHMPQAYAYAQALLRAHPEASAGTVLAAILLHDVGYARVPEETHHQGLADAPSGWQPDITRLHEQEGVKLARELLSELRYPAALVGPILTIIGGHDSTSGEAHSLEDAIVKDADKLWRFGARGVEICRGWMGMTFEDFTAYVEAKIPTWFHTAEGARLARLTLDRARREHRETEPGETEHRETP encoded by the coding sequence GTGAGCGAAGTCACCCCTGACCTGATCGCCGAACTCTACCTGCGGGCCGAGCCCTACTGGCACACCCGCAGCGGCGAGATCCACATGCCGCAGGCCTACGCCTATGCCCAGGCCCTGCTGCGCGCACACCCGGAGGCGAGCGCCGGCACCGTGCTCGCGGCCATCCTCCTGCACGACGTCGGCTACGCCCGCGTGCCCGAGGAGACCCACCACCAGGGCCTCGCCGACGCGCCGAGCGGCTGGCAACCCGACATCACCCGGTTGCACGAGCAGGAGGGGGTGAAGCTCGCGCGTGAGCTGCTGAGCGAGCTGCGTTACCCGGCGGCCCTGGTAGGGCCGATCCTCACCATCATCGGCGGCCACGACAGCACGAGCGGGGAGGCGCACTCCCTGGAAGACGCGATTGTGAAAGACGCCGACAAACTCTGGCGCTTCGGAGCGCGCGGCGTGGAGATCTGCCGGGGGTGGATGGGGATGACGTTTGAGGACTTCACGGCCTACGTGGAGGCCAAGATCCCGACCTGGTTCCATACCGCCGAGGGCGCCCGCCTCGCCCGCCTGACGCTGGACCGTGCCCGGCGCGAACACAGGGAAACCGAGCCCGGGGAAACCGAGCACAGGGAGACACCGTGA
- a CDS encoding HD domain-containing protein — protein MTTETEFAPVWRAARPYMRARKNDVHIPLSYACAEGLLAHHLEVDRTVVLLGVLLHDLGWAAVDQEAIYKEGFGPNMWESDVRRQHELEGARIAREILGEIGYPPETVDHVARIVEGHDTRQEAISPEDELVKDADKLWRFTVTGVSVACDWFGMTPAEYAARLEREIEGQLFSPAAVAQARAALAETRRQLKLEVLA, from the coding sequence ATGACGACCGAAACCGAATTCGCGCCGGTGTGGCGCGCGGCGCGGCCCTACATGCGCGCGCGCAAGAACGACGTGCATATTCCCCTCTCCTACGCCTGCGCCGAGGGGCTCCTCGCGCATCACCTGGAAGTCGATCGCACGGTGGTGCTGCTGGGCGTGCTGCTGCACGACCTCGGCTGGGCGGCAGTCGATCAGGAGGCGATCTACAAAGAGGGGTTTGGTCCCAACATGTGGGAATCCGACGTGCGCCGGCAGCACGAACTCGAAGGCGCCCGCATCGCGCGCGAGATCCTCGGGGAGATCGGCTACCCGCCGGAGACCGTGGACCACGTCGCCCGCATCGTCGAGGGGCACGACACCCGCCAGGAGGCGATCTCGCCCGAGGACGAACTCGTCAAGGATGCCGACAAGCTCTGGCGCTTTACCGTCACGGGCGTGAGCGTCGCCTGCGACTGGTTCGGGATGACGCCCGCCGAGTACGCCGCACGGCTGGAACGCGAGATCGAGGGTCAACTGTTCTCGCCCGCCGCCGTCGCCCAGGCCCGCGCCGCGCTCGCCGAGACGCGCCGGCAACTGAAACTGGAGGTGCTCGCATGA
- the typA gene encoding translational GTPase TypA, which translates to MEYRNIAIIAHVDHGKTTLVDGLLKQTLELKHGEEIAERAMDSNDLERERGITILAKNTAVEYGGVKINIVDTPGHADFGGEVERVLGMVDGCLLLVDAAEGPMPQTRFVLRKAIELGLKPIVVINKIDRQDARPEEVVNLTFDLMAELGASDDQLDFPILYAISREGKAYRELDQPRDDFKELFDMVLEQIPPPPVDLEAPFQMLVTNLDYSEYLGRIVVGRVNRGKVRKGEFVNLMHKDGTMTKVRVVQPFTHLGLRRIEADEVGAGDIVALAGIEDAQIGETIADLADPEALPIITVDEPTVSMTFQPNTSPFAGKDGKYVTSRHLNDRLKKEVMTNVSLRVEEIRPDEFVVSGRGELHLSILLETMRREGYEVQVGSPRVITRDIDGEKHEPFEHLVIDVPEQHSSTVIGILGARKGQMVNMEPQGSRVRVEFKIPARALFGFRTQFLSMTQGEGIMSHIFDGYAPWAGELRTRQNGSLVSMEDGPAFAYSIFKLQDRGTFFIDAGTEVYVGMIVGENAREQDMNVNVCKNKKLTNVRSAGADEALTLIPPRRMSLEDALEYIADDELVELTPHSIRLRKKVLNPSFRK; encoded by the coding sequence ATGGAATACCGCAATATCGCCATCATCGCGCACGTCGACCACGGCAAGACCACGCTCGTGGACGGCCTGCTGAAACAGACCCTCGAACTCAAGCACGGCGAAGAGATCGCCGAGCGCGCGATGGACTCCAACGACCTCGAACGCGAGCGCGGCATCACCATTCTCGCCAAGAACACCGCCGTGGAGTATGGGGGCGTCAAGATCAACATCGTGGACACGCCCGGACACGCCGACTTCGGGGGCGAAGTGGAGCGCGTCCTCGGCATGGTGGACGGCTGCCTGCTGCTCGTGGACGCCGCCGAAGGCCCGATGCCCCAGACCCGCTTCGTGCTGCGCAAGGCCATCGAACTCGGCCTCAAGCCCATCGTGGTGATCAACAAGATCGACCGCCAGGACGCGCGCCCGGAAGAAGTGGTCAACCTGACCTTCGACCTGATGGCCGAACTCGGCGCGAGCGACGACCAGCTCGACTTCCCGATCCTGTACGCGATCTCGCGCGAGGGCAAGGCCTACCGCGAGTTGGACCAGCCGCGCGACGACTTCAAGGAACTGTTCGACATGGTCCTCGAGCAGATTCCGCCGCCGCCCGTCGACCTCGAAGCCCCCTTCCAGATGCTCGTGACCAACCTCGACTACTCCGAGTACCTCGGACGCATCGTGGTGGGGCGCGTCAACCGGGGCAAGGTCCGCAAAGGCGAGTTCGTCAACCTGATGCACAAGGACGGCACCATGACCAAGGTGCGCGTCGTGCAGCCGTTTACGCACCTCGGCCTGCGCCGCATCGAGGCGGACGAGGTGGGCGCCGGGGACATCGTGGCCCTGGCCGGCATCGAGGACGCCCAGATCGGGGAGACCATCGCCGACCTCGCCGACCCCGAGGCGCTGCCGATCATCACGGTGGACGAGCCGACGGTGAGCATGACCTTCCAGCCGAACACCAGCCCCTTCGCGGGCAAGGACGGCAAGTACGTCACTTCGCGCCACCTCAACGACCGCCTGAAGAAAGAAGTCATGACCAACGTGTCGCTGCGCGTCGAGGAGATCCGGCCCGATGAGTTCGTGGTGTCGGGACGCGGTGAGCTCCACCTCTCGATCCTGCTCGAAACCATGCGCCGCGAGGGCTACGAGGTCCAGGTCGGCAGCCCGCGCGTGATCACCCGCGACATCGACGGCGAGAAGCACGAGCCCTTCGAGCACCTCGTGATCGACGTGCCCGAGCAGCATTCCAGCACCGTGATCGGCATTCTCGGCGCGCGCAAGGGCCAGATGGTGAACATGGAGCCGCAGGGCAGCCGCGTGCGGGTCGAGTTCAAGATTCCGGCGCGGGCGCTGTTCGGCTTCCGCACCCAGTTTCTCTCGATGACCCAGGGCGAGGGCATCATGAGCCACATCTTCGACGGCTACGCGCCCTGGGCCGGCGAACTCCGCACCCGCCAGAACGGCTCGCTCGTGAGTATGGAAGACGGCCCTGCCTTCGCGTACTCGATCTTCAAGCTGCAAGACCGGGGCACCTTTTTCATCGACGCGGGCACCGAAGTCTATGTCGGCATGATCGTGGGGGAAAACGCCCGCGAGCAGGACATGAACGTCAACGTCTGCAAGAACAAGAAGCTGACCAACGTCCGCTCGGCGGGCGCCGACGAGGCCCTCACGCTGATTCCCCCGCGCCGCATGAGCCTTGAAGACGCCCTCGAATACATCGCCGACGACGAACTCGTCGAGCTGACGCCGCACAGCATCCGCCTGCGTAAGAAGGTGCTGAACCCGAGTTTCAGGAAGTAA